From Salvia splendens isolate huo1 chromosome 3, SspV2, whole genome shotgun sequence, a single genomic window includes:
- the LOC121794471 gene encoding uncharacterized protein LOC121794471: MSGSMLLIDDGYKCCRICHEKEVESCKTLESPCDCSGTLKFAHRYCIQRWCDEKGNTTCEICLQKFKPGYSAPAKKQQEIIHTAETISLFVAINDGEVESIEEIFEPEYCRRCVAAFAASRRSLALVFTILLLVKNLFDTKSGGTQGYQFSVVTVFLVKATGIIVPMYMLFWLTEVIHNTIINHQCYYQNPGSYPLSSSDEVSEDEQDIDGDDNV; encoded by the exons ATGAGTGGTTCTATGTTATTGATAGATGATGGCTACAAATGTTGTAGAATTTGCCATGAAAAAGAAGTGGAAAGCTGCAAGACCTTGGAATCGCCTTGTGATTGTTCTGGAACACTCAAG TTTGCTCACAGATATTGCATACAGAGATGGTGTGATGAAAAGGGCAATACTACTTGTGAAATTTGCTTACag AAATTTAAACCTGGTTACAGTGCTCCAGCTAAGAAGCAGCAGGAGATAATCCACACAGCAGAAACCATAAG TTTGTTTGTTGCAATAAACGACGGTGAAGTGGAGAGCATTGAAGAAATATTTGAACCTGAGTACTGCAGGAGATGTGTTGCAGCATTTGCTGCTTCTCGTAGATCGTTGGCTCTCGTT TTCACCATTCTGCTTCTGGTGAAGAATTTGTTTGATACTAAAAGTGGAGGAACACAAGGCTACCAGTTCTCAGTCGTTACT GTATTTCTAGTTAAGGCCACAGGCATAATTGTTCCAATGTACATGCTATTTTGGTTAACAGAAGTAATCCACAACACCATTATCAACCATCAATGCTATTATCAG AATCCTGGCTCGTATCCATTGAGCTCTAGCGATGAAGTGAGTGAAGATGAGCAAGATATAGACGGGGATGATAATGTATAG
- the LOC121794470 gene encoding DNA replication licensing factor MCM7-like, translated as MNELDFKQDREIAKDFLTNFVDANGESKYIDILQDVANRKTKVVQIELEDLVNYKDLDEEFLRRVTENTRRYIGIFADAIDELLPEPTEVLPDDEDDVFMTQRVVEGNDSAGASDPQKKMPPEIKRFYEVYVKASPKGRPFTIREVKASNIGQLVRISGIVTRCSDVKPLMQVAVYTCEECGFEIYQEVTARVFMPLFDCVSEQCKTNHAKGKLIPQLRASKFLKFQEAKIQELAEHVPKGHIPRSMTIHFRGELTRKVSPGDVVELSGIFLPIPYVGFRAMRAGLIADTYLEAMSVTHFKKKYEDYDLRGEEEEQIARLAEDGDIYNKLSRSLAPEIFGHEDIKKALLLLLVGAPHRKLKDGMKIRGDLHLCLMGDPGVAKSQLLKHIINVAPRGVYTTGKGSSGVGLTAAVQKDPVTNEMVLEGGALVLADMGICAIDEFDKMEESDRTAIHEVMEQQTVSIAKAGITTSLNARTAVLAAANPAWGRYDLRRSPAENINLPPALLSRFDLLWLILDRADMDTDLEMARHVLHVHQAKESPDLGFTPLEPSLLRAYISAARKLSPTVPRELEEYIASAYSSIRQEEAKSNAPHTYTTIRTLLSILRISAALARLRFSNDVAQSDVDEALRLMQMSKFSLYSDDRQRSGLDAISDIYSILRDEAARANKTDVSYAHALNWISRKGYSEAQLKECLEEYAALNVWQIHPNTFDIRFIDA; from the exons ATGAACGAACTTGACTTCAAGCAAGATAGAG AAATTGCGAAGGATTTCCTTACTAACTTCGTTGATGCGAACGGCGAATCCAAATATATTGACATCCTT CAAGATGTAGCTAATCGGAAAACTAAGGTCGTTCAGATTGAGCTCGAAGATCTAGTCAAT TATAAGGATTTGGATGAGGAATTTCTGAGGCGCGTCACTGAAAACACGCGGAGATATATTGGGATATTTGCCGATGCAATTGATGAGCTGCTTCCGGAACCAACTGAGGTGCTTCCGGATGACGAAGATGATGTTTTTATGACTCAGAGGGTTGTGGAAGGAAATGACTCCGCTGGAGCTTCTGACCCCCAAAAGAAGATGCCTCctgaaattaaaagatttta CGAAGTATATGTTAAGGCATCTCCAAAAGGGAGGCCTTTCACGATCAGGGAGGTTAAAGCTTCAAATATTGGCCAGCTTGTAAGGATATCCGGCATTGTAACACGATGCTCGGATGTCAAACCGCTAATGCAGGTTGCTGTCTACACGTGTGAGGAGTGTGGATTTGAAATCTATCAG GAAGTTACCGCTCGAGTATTTATGCCTCTATTCGATTGTGTTTCTGAACAATGCAAAACAAACCATGCGAAAGGGAAGCTCATCCCCCAACTCAGAGCATCAAAGTTTTTGAAGTTTCAGGAG GCCAAAATTCAAGAGCTAGCTGAACATGTTCCAAAAGGTCACATTCCCCGATCAATGACTATACATTTTAGAGGAGAGCTTACCAGAAAG GTTTCTCCTGGTGATGTTGTAGAGTTATCAGGAATATTTCTTCCGATTCCATATGTTGGGTTTAGGGCAATGCGAGCTGGCTTAATTGCTGATACTTACTTGGAAGCAATGTCCGTCACCCACtttaagaaaaaatatgaaGA CTATGATCTTAgaggggaggaggaggagcaaaTTGCTCGATTAGCTGAGGATGGTGATATCTATAACAAACTGTCACGATCATTAGCCCCTGAAATTTTTGGACATGAAGATATTAAGAAGGCACTTCTTCTTCTCCTAGTTGGTGCTCCTCATCGAAAATTAAAAGATGGGATGAAG ATTAGAGGAGACCTACACCTATGTTTGATGGGTGATCCTGGTGTTGCAAAGAGTCAGCTTCTGAAACACATAATCAATGTTGCACCAAGAGGTGTGTATACAACTGGCAAGGGAAGTAGTGGAGTTGGTCTGACTGCAGCTGTTCAGAAGGATCCAGTGACAAATGAAATGGTTTTGGAAGGCGGAGCTCTG GTACTGGCAGATATGGGTATTTGTGCCATTGATGAGTTTGACAAAATGGAGGAATCTGATCGTACAGCAATACATGAAGTAATGGAACAGCAAACAGTGAGCATTGCAAAAGCTGGAATCACTACATCCTTGAATGCACGGACTGCTGTTCTTGCTGCTGCTAATCCTGCCTG GGGTAGATATGATCTAAGGAGATCACCTGCTGAGAATATTAATCTTCCTCCAGCTCTTCTGTCAAGGTTTGATCTTCTGTGGTTGATCTTAGATCGAGCAGATATGGATACTGATCTTGAAATGGCTCGGCATGTTCTCCATGTACACCAAGCAAAAGAATCTCCAGATCTTGGCTTCACTCCTCTTGAGCCATCTCTCCTTAG GGCATATATTTCAGCTGCAAGAAAACTGTCTCCTACTGTACCAAGGGAATTAGAGGAATATATAGCTAGTGCATATTCAAGTATCAGGCAGGAAGAAGCAAAATCAAATGCTCCACACACGTATACAACCATCAGAACTCTTCTCAGCATTCTGAGGATATCAGCT GCTCTGGCTAGACTCCGATTCTCTAATGATGTAGCTCAGAGTGATGTGGACGAGGCTCTTAGATTAATGCAAATGTCGAAGTTCTCATTATATTCAGATGACCGCCAACGGTCTGGTCTGGATGCAATATCTGATATTTATTCGATCTTACGTGATGAGgctgcaagagctaacaaaaCAGATGTAAGCTATGCCCATGCCCTCAACTGGATCTCAAGAAAG GGATACAGCGAAGCCCAGCTCAAAGAATGTTTAGAGGAATATGCAGCCTTAAACGTGTGGCAGATCCATCCAAACACCTTTGACATTCGCTTCATTGATGCTTAG